A window from Littorina saxatilis isolate snail1 linkage group LG9, US_GU_Lsax_2.0, whole genome shotgun sequence encodes these proteins:
- the LOC138976029 gene encoding importin subunit alpha-6-like, whose translation MADHKTKHKHAAPTVQNLRSRQRDTQIEIRKNKRDRKYNAKRVRIEETEKEEPLICLQEIEAACRELVHKGGASAEECLLKLRRAFTQGPEYIDVLFRIDNCLQSLVGILTGSKIELQEQAAWCLTNIATGRSEHVLAIAKAAAPYFITFVSGSSPLLQDQCAWALGNIAGDSIECRQILHSQGCLPPLIKLLESPTPACVRSAAFAISNLIRDLPEIANDAVECGVMPILLQFLQKTDTPPELLCEVGWVVTYLTNSQDIIAQMVSMGFLPIIVDIIVHTAMTGHVQDGEVVTPMLRALGNICSGPDDYSLMACENPRLMPALLRLLECSLSYVAKETVWLMSNMTSDYNVSQSIAYGPILPALLVLLDKGYDVQVEAMYTLCNMASHGETVCTELVSHGAVAKVVPLLKHFDIELLHMAMAFCEAALRYADARFIFEECGGLTSLEQLESHPNDAIQNQALEIMETYFGHQEENDIHD comes from the exons ATGGCCGATCACAAAACGAAACATAAACACGCGGCACCTACCGTTCAAAACTTGCGATCCAGGCAGAGGGACACGCAGATTG AAATACGCAAGAACAAGCGGGACCGAAAGTACAATGCAAAGCGGGTTCGAATAGAAGAAACGGAGAAGGAAGAACCCTTAATTTGTTTGCAagag ATAGAGGCAGCATGCAGAGAACTGGTGCACAAAGGTGGCGCCAGTGCCGAGGAGTGCTTGCTGAAGCTGAGACGAGCATTCACACAGGGACCAGAGTACATCGACGTCCTCTTCAG AATAGACAACTGCCTGCAGAGCCTGGTGGGAATACTGACCGGGTCAAAGATTGAGCTTCAGGAACAGGCCGCATGGTGTTTGACCAACATTGCCACTGGCCGCTCAGAGCATGTTCTGGCCATCGCTAAGGCAGCAGCTCCCTACTTCATTACCTTCGTGTCTGGTTCCAGTCCTTTGCTGCAG GATCAGTGTGCTTGGGCTCTTGGCAACATCGCTGGTGACAGCATCGAGTGTCGCCAGATTCTTCACTCTCAGGGATGCCTGCCGCCTCTCATCAAGCTGCTGGAG AGTCCAACGCCAGCGTGTGTGCGGTCAGCTGCTTTTGCCATCAGCAACCTCATCAGAGATCTGCCAGAAATTGCAAA CGATGCAGTGGAGTGTGGAGTGATGCCCATACTGCTGCAGTTCTTACAGAAGACGGACACGCCTCCTGAACTGCTGTGTGAAGTGGGCTGGGTGGTcacctatctcaccaacag cCAAGACATCATTGCACAGATGGTGTCCATGGGATTCCTGCCGATCATTGTGGACATCATTGTTCACACAGCCATGACTGGTCACGTCCAGGATGGGGAG GTGGTGACCCCCATGCTGCGAGCGCTGGGTAACATTTGCAGCGGACCCGACGATTACAGCCTGATGGCCTGTGAAAACCCGCGCCTCATGCCTGCCCTTCTGAGACTGCTGGAGTGTTCCTTGTCCTATGTCGCCAAGGAGACTGTCTGGCTCATGTCCAACATGACCA GCGACTACAACGTCAGCCAGTCCATTGCGTATGGTCCCATACTTCCGGCCCTGCTTGTCCTGCTTGACAAAGGGTATGATGTACAGGTGGAG GCAATGTACACGCTATGCAACATGGCGAGTCACGGGGAGACAGTGTGCACAGAGCTGGTGTCCCATGGTGCAGTAGCCAAGGTCGTGCCCTTGCTCAAACATTTTGACATTGAGCTGCTCCACATGGCCATGGCTTTCTGTGAAGCCGCCTTGCGCTATGCAGAC GCCAGGTTTATCTTTGAGGAGTGTGGGGGACTGACGAGCCTAGAGCAGCTGGAAAGTCACCCCAACGACGCCATCCAGAACCAGGCACTTGAGATCATGGAGACTTACTTTGGCCACCAGGAAGAAAATGACATCCATGACTAA
- the LOC138976032 gene encoding glutamyl-tRNA(Gln) amidotransferase subunit C, mitochondrial-like: MFSRFSVLRCLHKFCIANRCISSKIPDKPTWTPVDTSKLPQVEEISRDLVEHLERQSLVEFSNEEGLKRLSDAIQSANKLYMVDTEGVEPLDSVLEDRALYLRKDEVNEGNCRDDILSNASKTEEEYFVAPPGNIPLKQAEKEYKEKLK, encoded by the exons ATGTTTTCGAGATTCAGTGTTCTCAGGTGTTTGCACAAGTTCTGTATAGCAAATCGGTGCATATCGTCAAAG ATTCCAGACAAGCCAACCTGGACTCCAGTTGATACAAGCAAGCTTCCACAG GTGGAAGAGATCAGCCGTGACCTTGTGGAGCACCTGGAGCGGCAATCACTTGTAGAGTTCAGCAATGAAGAAGGTCTGAAACGTCTGTCCGACGCCATCCAGTCGGCCAACAAGCTCTACATGGTGGACACGGAGGGAGTGGAGCCTTTGGACTCGGTGCTGGAAGACAg AGCTTTATACCTGCGGAAGGATGAAGTGAATGAAGGAAACTGCAGAGATGATAttctttctaatgccagcaaaACAGAGGAGGAATATTTTGTGGCACCACCTG GAAACATCCCTTTGAAACAGGCTGAGAAAGAGTACaaagaaaaattaaaataa